From Amia ocellicauda isolate fAmiCal2 chromosome 12, fAmiCal2.hap1, whole genome shotgun sequence, a single genomic window includes:
- the LOC136764101 gene encoding uncharacterized protein KIAA1671 homolog, protein MINDSFAELVMKIIVLGSTAAEEGATPADVIIVIDGAEGVHVLDSSAWVRRAQLNRKRQHRPKERREREAEDEEKDYWMYRDSTEAGSEGASSDQEKSQEKGTEIEERKQEKTDGYHIPRSHLHPTSSSPLTLSSLFSRSPSDSIKLGRVGLRAVTDTSTKKRKVSEHWSKVDLTEDTPELVTSSSRVAMSVFKTRDDKAQATAPNWIQALRTKRKTTVPQKP, encoded by the exons ATGATCAACGATAGCTTTGCTGAGCTTGTGATGAAGATCATTGTACTGGGCAGCACTGCAGCAGAAGAAGGTGCCACCCCAGCCGACGTGATCATTGTCATTGATGGAGCTGAG ggtgttCATGTTCTAGACAGTTCTGCCTGGGTGCGCCGGGCCCAACTGAACCGGAAGAGACAACACCGACccaaagagaggagagaaagagaggcagaAGATGAGGAGAAAGACTACTGGATGTACAGAGACTCCACAG aGGCAGGGAGTGAGGGTGCATCCTCAGACCAGGAGAAAAGCCAAGAAAAGGGAACAGAAATAGAAGAGAGGAAGCAAGAGAAGACAGACGGCTACCACATCCCTCGCTCTCACCTTcaccccacctcctcctctcctctcactctctccagcCTGTTCTCTCGCTCCCCCTCTGACTCTATCAAGTTAGGGAGAGTGGGACTAAGAGCAGTGACTGACACTTCAACAAAGAAG agGAAGGTAAGTGAGCACTGGTCTAAGGTGGACCTGACTGAAGACACGCCAGAGCTGGTGACATCATCATCGCGGGTCGCAATGTCCGTTTTTAAGACGAGAGATGACAA GGCCCAGGCCACTGCACCCAACTGGATTCAGGCACTGAGGACAAAGAGAAAGACGACTGTCCCCCAGAAACCCTGA
- the LOC136764485 gene encoding ferritin, middle subunit, protein MESQIRQNYHRDCEAAINRMANMELYASYTYLSMAHYFARDDVALHGFSHFFKENSKEEREHAEKLLSFQNKRGGRVVLQDIKKPERDEWGSGLEAMQSALQLEKKVNQALLDLHKLASEKTDPHMCDFLETHYLNEQVEAIKKLGDHVTNLTRMGAPSNGLAEYLFDKHTLGGSS, encoded by the exons ATGGAGTCTCAGATCCGCCAGAACTACCACCGCGACTGCGAGGCCGCCATCAATCGCATGGCGAACATGGAGCTCTACGCCTCCTACACCTACCTGTCCATG gCTCACTATTTTGCCCGGGATGATGTGGCCCTGCACGGGTTCTCCCACTTCTTCAAGGAGAACAGCAAGGAGGAGAGGGAGCATGCGGAGAAGCTGCTCTCCTTCCAGAACAAGAGGGGGGGCCGAGTGGTGCTGCAGGACATCAag AAGCCTGAGCGGGACGAGTGGGGCAGTGGGCTGGAGGCCATGCAGAGTGCCCTGCAGCTGGAGAAGAAGGTCAACCAGGCCCTGCTTGACCTGCACAAGTTGGCCTCTGAGAAGACCGACCCTCAT ATGTGTGACTTCCTGGAGACCCATTACCTGAACGAGCAGGTGGAGGCCATCAAGAAGCTTGGTGATCATGTGACCAACCTGACCCGCATGGGTGCCCCCAGCAACGGGCTGGCAGAGTACCTGTTCGACAAGCACACACTGGGGGGCAGCAGCTAA
- the LOC136764486 gene encoding 182 kDa tankyrase-1-binding protein, producing MDSSTIDTHLVLHSMLSRLTLREPPCIDRLDSRRWGQGGTVSSGDVDLEKSGIPRTPWEDGGGGSVVAERIEERLRQSRAGVATVRVGGWRGRRQGAGLGELLAQFERKEKRREEEEEGEKPSPPSRRPLREQKSNDFTADMAEPPTHSPMTRQVKQATPTEGPHRPQIAHVRSHSKFDIKLPSMILVDEILIQSETRGRASLSNGQHSHQSESQVEDSDSKGSQSDLSGEPVGQWRGESSQLDFAIKKRGVPVSATDLVISSRMRDWENLDQSQNSTDEVYQAVHCCVLSEDDQPEMPTEEEPPLDFSYLEGVHVLDSSAWVRRAQLNRKRQHRPKERREREAEDEEKDYWMYRDSTEAGSEGASSDQEKSQEKGTEIEERKQEKTDGYHIPRSHLHPTSSSPLTLSSLFSRSPSDSIKLGRVGLRAVTDTSTKKRKVSERWSKVDLTEDTPELVTSSSRVAMSVFKTRDDKAQATAPNWIQALRTKRKTTVPQKP from the exons ATGGACTCCTCCACTATTGACACTCACTTAGTGCTGCATTCTATGCTGAGCAGACTGACCCTGAGGGAGCCGCCCTGTATAGACAGATTGGACAGCAGGAGATGGGGACAGGGGGGGACGGTGTCCTCTGGGGACGTGGATTTGGAAAAGTCTGGGATTCCCAGGACACCCTGGGAGGACGGGGGAGGGGGGAGCGTGGTCGCGGAGCGCATCGAAGAGAGACTGAGGCAGAGCCGGGCTGGGGTCGCCACAGTGAGGGTCGGAGGGTGGAGGGGTCGCAGGCAGGGGGCGGGACTGGGGGAGCTGTTGGCCCAGTTTGAAAGGAAGGAGAAAAGacgagaggaagaagaagagggagag AAACCCTCCCCACCGAGCCGACGGCCACTCAGAGAACAGAAATCCAACGACTTCACCGCTGACATGGCGGAACCCCCCACTCACTCGCCAATGACGCGGCAGGTGAAACAGGCCACGCCcactgagggcccgcacaggccTCAGATTGCTCATGTCAG GAGCCACAGCAAGTTTGACATCAAGCTTCCTTCAATGATCCTTGTTGACGAGATCCTGATCCAGTCAGAGACAAGAGGGAGGGCTTCACTGTCAAATGGACAGCACTCTCACCAATCAGAATCCCAAGTAGAGGACAGTGACAGCAAGGGTAGCCAATCGGACTTAAGCGGTGAACCGGTTGGCCAATGGCGAGGGGAAAGCAGTCAATTGGACTTTGCCATCAAGAAAAGAGGTGTGCCTGTCTCAGCTACAGACCTGGTCATCTCCAGTAGGATGAGGGATTGGGAAAACCTAGACCAatcacagaacagcacagacGAGGTGTACCAGGCAGTGCACTGCTGTGTGCTCTCCGAGGACGACCAACCAGAGATGCCCACAGAGGAAGAACCACCCCTTGACTTCTCCTATCTGGAG ggtgttCATGTTCTAGACAGTTCTGCCTGGGTGCGCCGGGCCCAACTGAACCGGAAGAGACAACACCGACccaaagagaggagagaaagagaggcagaAGATGAGGAGAAAGACTACTGGATGTACAGAGACTCCACAG aGGCAGGGAGTGAGGGTGCATCCTCAGACCAGGAGAAAAGCCAAGAAAAGGGAACAGAAATAGAAGAGAGGAAGCAAGAGAAGACAGACGGCTACCACATCCCTCGCTCTCACCTTcaccccacctcctcctctcctctcactctctccagcCTGTTCTCTCGCTCCCCCTCTGACTCTATCAAGTTAGGGAGAGTGGGACTAAGAGCAGTGACTGACACTTCAACAAAGAAG agGAAGGTAAGTGAGCGCTGGTCTAAGGTGGACCTGACTGAAGACACGCCAGAGCTGGTGACATCATCATCGCGGGTCGCAATGTCCGTTTTCAAGACGAGAGATGACAA GGCCCAGGCCACTGCACCCAACTGGATTCAGGCACTGAGGACAAAGAGAAAGACGACTGTCCCCCAGAAACCCTGA